One part of the Tunicatimonas pelagia genome encodes these proteins:
- a CDS encoding aminotransferase class I/II-fold pyridoxal phosphate-dependent enzyme, translated as MIETQALPGRTIVTEGKERLYFSGTSYLGIHKNVIFQELLRDGFSQYGTGYSSSRSSNVQLSIYEESESWLASFVGAPSVLTFSSGYLTGQALVRTLDQGQRFVYAPQAHPALWRNEKDNVPGQYSEWVSHLEAKVGYGDEEVVIVTNSVDPLYAQPHSFAWVAHLPEYLKVTLIIDDSHGLGVLGERGEGIYATVKQLTPPNVSLVVVSSLGKALGVPGGVVLGDNSTVQQLKRSTYFVAASPAIPAYLHAMLRAEKLYALLLTQLRENVQHFQSLIQNTDVFQYFGNYPVFYSSDQSLCEALSDQCVLSNFPYPNPDSDCITRVVISALHTRSDFDTLAQLVREYTTTASER; from the coding sequence ATGATAGAAACACAGGCATTGCCAGGACGAACGATTGTCACCGAGGGAAAAGAGCGATTGTACTTTAGCGGCACATCGTATTTAGGCATTCATAAAAATGTTATTTTTCAGGAACTGCTTCGCGATGGTTTTAGCCAGTACGGCACCGGGTACTCCAGCTCGCGCTCGTCTAATGTGCAATTGTCAATTTATGAAGAATCGGAAAGCTGGTTGGCTAGTTTTGTAGGTGCGCCCTCGGTGCTTACCTTCTCTTCCGGCTATCTAACTGGGCAAGCCCTGGTTCGCACCCTAGATCAAGGGCAGCGGTTCGTTTACGCTCCGCAGGCGCACCCGGCTCTGTGGCGTAATGAAAAAGACAATGTACCGGGACAGTACAGTGAATGGGTATCGCACCTAGAAGCGAAAGTAGGCTACGGAGACGAAGAAGTAGTGATCGTAACCAATTCGGTAGACCCGCTGTACGCTCAACCCCATTCCTTCGCTTGGGTAGCGCATTTACCCGAGTATCTCAAAGTCACATTAATTATTGATGATTCTCATGGGCTGGGAGTACTGGGCGAACGAGGCGAAGGAATATACGCTACCGTGAAGCAGCTAACTCCTCCTAATGTCTCACTAGTAGTGGTTAGCTCATTAGGAAAAGCACTAGGTGTGCCAGGCGGAGTGGTGTTGGGAGATAACTCAACCGTTCAGCAATTGAAGAGGAGCACCTACTTTGTGGCCGCATCTCCGGCAATTCCGGCCTATTTACACGCCATGCTTCGGGCTGAGAAGCTATACGCGCTTTTACTTACTCAGCTTCGGGAAAATGTACAACACTTCCAGTCACTCATTCAAAATACGGATGTATTTCAGTACTTCGGAAACTATCCGGTCTTTTATAGCTCGGATCAAAGTCTCTGTGAAGCACTAAGTGATCAGTGTGTACTGTCCAACTTTCCGTATCCTAATCCTGACAGCGATTGCATCACTCGAGTAGTAATTAGTGCGCTGCATACTCGGTCTGATTTCGATACGCTGGCTCAGTTAGTACGAGAGTATACTACTACAGCATCGGAACGATAA